Proteins from a genomic interval of Daphnia pulex isolate KAP4 chromosome 4, ASM2113471v1:
- the LOC124192670 gene encoding NF-X1-type zinc finger protein NFXL1-like, whose product MDQQGKGRGRGAPAQNVWANRAEAQSKNTNAGRQQSTSKPPSKENSRSTRKFEEACAEIKANVDKHVAKLNEELGDSSSEEEETNNDTDIISTVFNLYGKSGTELLKIEQVLKDSLKSGTSVCLICIDSVKKSDFIWSCTKCYCSLHLTCIQRWAKDSIYFQTEAASDHLAPGQHVDPRKFNWCCPKCRAEYPQATIPTRYYCYCLKTQDPQFDPWLVPHSCGAKCEKLLQPECKHTCLLLCHPGPCPPCPQTVSVTCFCAKSPVETRRCSSQTWSCGKKCSKLLTCKEHKCEVTCHSGACPPCPKKSSQKCLCGSKKEERPCHSIEFQCDKVCGKMLDCRHHKCETVCHPGKCATCPLALPRTCPCGKKAVTVACTVEVGGCGDTCGKLLECGIHECAERCHKGKCGTCWQMRVQSCRCGLKKKELPCYKEFQCETKCKHIKDCRRHPCNRKCCTGTCPPCDQICNRPLGCKNHKCVSRCHQGPCYPCDLTVDITCSCGRTKITVPCGREKHTKPPKCSLPCKKPPDCHHESRTKHICHSGGCPPCKQPCLKVSERCGHICKAPCHTSVLVQISAPTQQRAGPWEPKQAPKMEIKKLPCPPCPVPVPVTCLGEHETADWPCHLSAPSSCGRPCGRELYCTNHTCMKPCHAVATNPRNCQLCEELCSKNRPEGCTHPCARKCHPGPCPTCTKLIKHSCHCGLNPQLIRCNELSDSIAPGSLPSREQLLSCKDRCPKLLPCKHRCPVSCHSGDCASQLDCVTTVHVSCPCKRIKKAVACNLLSKQAAVSCDDICRRKKDQELKLKEEKERVQREEEERRNRIELEQFQRKFDKRRNKDRRRPDETSAPPSRPIQLYVAVVAGLLVAIVMGFMWSRV is encoded by the exons ATGGATCAACAAGGAAAAGGAAGAGGTCGTGGAGCGCCTGCTCAAAATGTTTGGGCAAATCGAGCTGAAGCCCAGTCAAAAAATACGAATGCCGGTAGGCAACAGAGTACTAGCAAGCCACCTTCCAAAGAAAATTCACGCTCCACAAGGAAATTTGAAGAAGCTTGTGCTGAGATTAAGGCCAATGTTGACAAGCATGTAGCCAAGCTCAACGAGGAGCTCGGAGATTCAAgctcggaagaagaagagaccaATAATGACACTGACATTATCTCAACAGTCTTCAATCTATACGGAAAGAGTGGCACTGAGCTACTGAAAATAGAGCAAGTCTTGAAAGATAGCCTTAAAAGTGGAACATCTGTGTGCCTCATATGTATTGATTCTGTcaaaaaatcagattttatCTGGTCATGCACTAAATGCTACTGTAGTCTCCACTTAACATGCATTCAAAGATGGGCTAAAGattctatttattttcaaactgaaGCGGCATCAGACCATTTAGCTCCTGGTCAGCATGTAGATCCCAGAAAGTTCAATTGGTGTTG TCCAAAATGCAGAGCAGAATATCCTCAAGCAACAATTCCAACTAGATATTATTGCTACTGTTTGAAAACCCAGGATCCCCAGTTTGATCCTTGGCTTGTTCCACATTCTTGTGGTGCTAAATGTGAAAAACTACTGCAACCAGAATGCAAGCACACTTGTTTACTTCTATGCCACCCAg GTCCTTGTCCTCCTTGCCCCCAAACGGTCTCAGTCACGTGCTTTTGCGCGAAATCCCCTGTTGAAACTCGCCGTTGTAGCTCTCAAACATGGTCTTGTGGAAAAAAGTGTTCAAAACTGTTGACGTGCAAAGAGCACAAGTGCGAAGTCACTTGCCATTCTGGGGCTTGCCCACCATGCCCGAAAAAGAGCTCTCAGAAGTGCCTTTGTGgctcaaagaaagaagaaagacccTGCCACTCTATTGAATTTCAGTGTGACAAG GTCTGCGGAAAGATGTTGGATTGCAGACATCACAAATGTGAAACAGTCTGCCACCCTGGGAAATGCGCAACCTGCCCCCTAGCGTTGCCG CGTACTTGCCCATGTGGAAAAAAGGCCGTTACAGTGGCGTGCACAGTAGAGGTCGGTGGATGCGGTGATACTTGCGGGAAACTGCTCGAGTGCGGCATTCACGAATGCGCTGAGAGATGTCATAAAGGAAAATGTGGAACC TGTTGGCAAATGCGAGTTCAGTCCTGCCGATGcggtttgaaaaagaaagaacttcCGTGTTATAAAGAATTTCAATGCGAGACTAAATGCAAGCACATCAAAGACTGCAGGCGTCATCCTTGCAACCGCAAA TGCTGCACCGGTACTTGCCCTCCGTGCGATCAGATTTGCAACAGGCCACTTGGTTGCAAAAACCACAAGTGCGTGAGTAGATGTCATCAAGGCCCTTGCTACCCTTGCGATTTGACAGTTGACATTACTTGCTCTTGCGGTCGAACCAAGATCACAGTTCCTTGCGGGCGCGAGAAACATACGAAACCTCCCAAGTGTTCGCTTCCTTGCAA GAAGCCACCTGATTGCCACCACGAGAGTCGCACTAAACATATTTGCCACTCCGGAGGTTGCCCACCTTGCAAACAACCTTGTTTGAAGGTTTCGGAACGATGCGGACACATATGTAAAGCTCCGTGTCATACGTCAGTGTTGGTCCAAATTTCTGCTCCGACACAGCAGAGAGCTGGTCCGTGGGAGCCAAAACAAGCACcgaaaatggaaattaaaaagcTACCGTGCCCTCCTTGCCCT GTCCCGGTACCAGTAACTTGCTTGGGAGAACATGAAACGGCCGATTGGCCGTGCCATTTGTCCGCACCCTCGTCTTGTGGCCGGCCCTGTGGGCGTGAGCTCTATTGTACCAACCATACCTGTATGAAACCGTGCCATGCGGTAGCAACGAATCCA AGGAATTGCCAACTATGCGAGGAGCTTTGTTCGAAAAATCGACCCGAGGGCTGCACCCACCCGTGTGCACGGAAGTGTCACCCTGGCCCTTGTCCG aCTTGCACCAAACTGATTAAGCACAGCTGCCACTG tGGACTTAACCCGCAACTGATTCGCTGTAATGAGTTGAGCGACTCTATCGCTCCCGGCAGCCTTCCCAGCCGAGAACAACTGCTCAGCTGCAAAGACCGTTGCCCTAAATTATTG CCTTGCAAACACCGTTGTCCGGTTTCGTGCCACTCGGGTGACTGCGCCTCTCAACTGGATTGCGTCACGACCGTTCATGTGAGCTGCCCCTGTAAGCGAATTAAAAAGGCCGTGGCGTGCAACCTTCTTTCCAAGCAGGCGGCCGTTTCTTGCGACGACATCTGCCGTCGAAAGAAAGATCAGGAGCTCAAG ctgaaggaggaaaaggagCGGGTCCAgcgcgaagaagaagagcgccGGAATCGAATCGAGTTGGAGCAATTCCAGAGAAAGTTCGACAAACGGCGCAACAAGGATCGCCGACGTCCCGATGAGACCTCTGCTCCACCCTCTCGTCCCATTCAACTCTACGTCGCGGTTGTTGCTGGACTACTGGTGGCCATCGTAATGGGTTTCATGTGGTCCCGGGTTTAA